DNA sequence from the Micromonas commoda chromosome 7, complete sequence genome:
ACGCGATCATCGAGACGCACCCGGCGTGCCTGGCGCGAACGGGACGGGAGGCTCGGTACGCGCCCATCAGCGCGAGGGATTTCGTGATGATGAAGATCATGGAGATGCAGAAGACGGCGAGCGAGGCTGGGGTGAAGGCGGCGTATTGAGTTGAAACCCTTAAGATTACAAGTAGCGCGATTTAGTCGACTCATTAGTTAGGAGACAGCCCAAACGCGTCAGCCGCCTATGCGGATCATGGACCTGTTCTCCATGTTTTGCAGGTCGGACATCCCCGCGTGCTTGGCCTTTTTGTTCCCGACCGCCTTACCCACCACGTCCATGAGCTcatcgtcgctcgcgccgccccgcatCGCGTCCCGGAGGCTGACCTCGCCCTGGTCGAACAGGCACACCTTCAGGTTCCCGTCAGCCATGATCCGCAGTCGGTTGCACCCGCCGCAGAAGTGGTTGGTCATCGACGTCACGAAACTGACCGTCCCTCGGTGTCCGTCCAACTTGAAGTTCTTGGCAACCTCGCTCCTGTGATCCTGCATGCGCGTCAGGGTCGGATACTTCTCCAGTATCCTCTCCTTGGCTTCGCAGTAGCTCAccaccttcttctcctcgaaCTTGTTCCCGTCGAAGGGCATGAACTCGATGAACCGAACGTTGATCGGTTTTTCCCTCGTCATCTCCACAAAGTCcagcagctcgtcgtcgttcacgcCGCGCATCAGCACCACGTTCACCTTGACCGGGTCGTACCCgagctccaccgcgcggtcgaTGGACTTGAGCACCCTG
Encoded proteins:
- the CNX2 gene encoding molybdopterin synthase (Molybdenum cofactor biosynthesis enzyme [Coenzyme metabolism]; COG2896) — encoded protein: MPKYDEGWEEKEREPPAPGERVKALRRQLREEAIAGRSGPLEDTFGRRHNYLRISLTEKCNLRCLYCMPEEGIDLTAKEELLSTDEVVRVARLFVANGVDKIRLTGGEPTVRPDLEEIIRRLRALPGLRDIAITTNGLTLHRNLHALQAAGLTHVNISLDTLVPPKFELLTRRRGHDRVLKSIDRAVELGYDPVKVNVVLMRGVNDDELLDFVEMTREKPINVRFIEFMPFDGNKFEEKKVVSYCEAKERILEKYPTLTRMQDHRSEVAKNFKLDGHRGTVSFVTSMTNHFCGGCNRLRIMADGNLKVCLFDQGEVSLRDAMRGGASDDELMDVVGKAVGNKKAKHAGMSDLQNMENRSMIRIGG